The genomic stretch AAGCAAGTTGGGAAACTAGGTTTTAAAACAATTTTGTATTTCGAAATTGTCACAACTATCGCATTAGTCGTTGGATTAGCTTTCGGTAACATCTTCCAGCCTGGTGCTGGTATTGATCGTTCCGAATTAGAAACAACTAGTATCTCGCAGTATGAGGAAACAGCCGCAACGCAAGAAGAACATACAGTTGTCGATACATTCCTTGAGATTATCCCGACAAATATTTTCCAATCGATGGCGGAAGGGGATATGCTCGCAATCGTATTCTTCTCTGTTTTATTCGGTGTTGGAGTTGCAGCAATCGGGGAGCGCGGGAAGCCAGTACTTTCCTTCTTCCAAGGTGTAAGCGAAACGATGTTCTGGATTACAAACCTTGTTATGAAACTAGCTCCAATTGGTGTATTTGGCTTGATTGGTGTCACAGTAGCCAAATTTGGTCTGGAATCACTAATTCCGCTAGGTAAACTTGCAATTATCACATATGGAAGCATGATCTTCTTCGTTGTCGTAGTCTTTTCAATTATTGCGAAGATCTGCGGCGTGAACTTATTCAAAATGCTGCGTATGCTGAAAGATGAATTGCTGCTTGCTTTCTCTACAGCTAGCTCTGAAACAGTTCTTCCTAAAATCATGCAGAAAATGGAACACCTAGGTGCGCCAAAAGCGATTACATCTTTTGTTGTACCGACTGGTTACACATTTAACTTGGACGGCTCTACGCTTTACCAAGCGTTAGCTACCCTATTCATCGCACAAATGTATGGTATTGATATGTCCATTTGGGATCAGCTGCTTGTACTAGGTGTCCTCAT from Terribacillus sp. DMT04 encodes the following:
- a CDS encoding cation:dicarboxylate symporter family transporter — encoded protein: MKRFKIGLAYQILIGLVLGIIVGAIFYGSDTAVNVLQPLGDLFLRAIKMIVVPIVIASIVVGIAGVGDIKQVGKLGFKTILYFEIVTTIALVVGLAFGNIFQPGAGIDRSELETTSISQYEETAATQEEHTVVDTFLEIIPTNIFQSMAEGDMLAIVFFSVLFGVGVAAIGERGKPVLSFFQGVSETMFWITNLVMKLAPIGVFGLIGVTVAKFGLESLIPLGKLAIITYGSMIFFVVVVFSIIAKICGVNLFKMLRMLKDELLLAFSTASSETVLPKIMQKMEHLGAPKAITSFVVPTGYTFNLDGSTLYQALATLFIAQMYGIDMSIWDQLLVLGVLIVTSKGIAAVPGTSFVVLLATLSAVGLPAEGLAFIAGIDRILDMGRTAVNVVGNSLAVVVISKWEGKFKLNEKALEKPLKKRAGQNPKK